In a single window of the Thunnus thynnus chromosome 9, fThuThy2.1, whole genome shotgun sequence genome:
- the zgc:66447 gene encoding SLAIN motif-containing protein-like isoform X2 produces MVVPDSASVVPQPDNGSPRGLMESSKPGCEEEEEGGQDLAGVELEEVRKLQELVHRLEVQNETLRNRGSKNIIHRGASSNSNLTAAVNINERLTCDLRLEHGGELGSRDFELSPPQDSSSGEEMSPLPVANRLEEEDEEEEVEEDRGPCGGFLTLTCSNGAGQTQGQSQTPDSPSQESYESETLAESDSGVDQTALDEVDVLDLEDECAEVEDEDSWLYVSPKKQVAEAGPGSPLKWCRQVLDHRSPETEIACRTLINRLDQTSRWRNMYSSPSAEAGSAGSGLISPGYHKSTNKSLLTCGSSGVTSMHSALSSQSSIDSELSTSDDSISMGYKLQDLTDVQIMARLQEESLRQDYASSSASASRRSSTASLQSLRRGGTYSDQEFDSYSLEDEEDEFCSLPQRRHRFTPSPLGSPRCLSPSTSNHGQEYSSRLGAPRTRTPRRSLQGPSAELLKFARSEELRHSMPNLAPRTSLRSLEAVRNSRSMEANLQSSGNRMSHLTHSPSTGMACSRLRNNGQSPLSLRAPVKAVTPVGPMAPGRQSSRGLPVVQTLPAGGARRVQSPGSTNGGAYVPGRSSAGVGRPAVGRGQPAPSASTRSKLSQPPRRSLGMTKISDESWKDGCY; encoded by the exons ATGGTGGTCCCGGACAGTGCCAGCGTGGTCCCCCAGCCTGACAATGGCAGTCCCAGAGGCCTCATGGAGAGCTCCAAGCCGGGGtgcgaggaggaagaggaggggggtcAAGACCTAGCAGgggtggagctggaggaggtCCGAAAGCTGCAGGAGCTTGTTCATAGATTGGAGGTCCAGAATGAGACACTACGCAACAGGGGGAGCAAGAATATCATCCACAGAGGagccagcagcaacagcaacctCACAGCTGCAGTCAATATCAATGAGAGGCTGACTTGTGACCTTAGGTTGGAGCACGGTGGCGAGCTGGGCAGCAGAGACTTTGAACTGTCACCCCCTCAGGACAGTAGCAGCGGCGAAGAGATGTCCCCTCTTCCTGTGGCCAACAGactggaggaagaggatgaagaagaggaggtagaGGAAGATCGGGGTCCATGTGGGGGCTTTCTCACCTTGACTTGCAGCAATGGAGCAGGGCAGACCCAGGGGCAAAGCCAGACACCAGACAGCCCCTCTCAGGAAAGTTATGAGTCAGAGACACTTGCGGAGAGCGACTCAGGGGTGGACCAAACTGCACTGGATGAGGTGGATGTCCTAGATTTGGAGGATGAGTGTGCAGAAGTAGAGGACGAGGACAGTTG GTTGTATGTGTCTCCTAAAAAGCAAGTAGCAGAGGCAGGCCCCGGGTCTCCTTTGAAGTGGTGTCGGCAGGTTCTTGACCACCGCAGCCCAGAGACAGAAATAGCGTGTCGGACCCTGATCAACCGTTTGGACCAGA CGTCTCGATGGAGAAACATGTACAGCAGCCCATCAGCAGAGGCAGGCTCAGCAGGCTCAGGCCTGATCTCTCCTGGGTACCACAAATCAACTAACAAATCCCTACTAACCTGTGGCAGCTCAG GTGTGACAAGCATGCACTCAGCCCTGAGCTCCCAGTCCTCCATAGACAGTGAGCTCAGTACATCAGATGACTCCATCTCTATGGGATATAAGCTGCAGGATCTCACTGATGTCCAGATCATGGCTCGCCTACAGGAAGAAA GTTTGAGGCAGGATTATGCTTCCAGCTCAGCATCTGCATCACGCCGCAGCTCCACAGCGTCTCTGCAGTCCCTGCGCCGGGGTGGCACCTACAGCGATCAGGAATTTGACAGCTATAGCCTAGAAGACGAAGAGGATGAGTTCTGCTCCCTGCCCCAGCGGCGGCATCGCTTCACCCCCTCGCCCTTAGGCTCACCCCGGTGCCTGTCTCCCTCCACTTCCAACCACGGTCAGGAATATAGCAGCCGACTCGGGGCTCCACGCACAAGAACACCCAGACGATCTCTTCAGGGCCCCAGTGCAGAGCTGCTCAAATTTGCCAGGAGTGAGG AGTTGAGGCACAGCATGCCTAATCTGGCCCCCCGCACCAGCCTACGTTCCCTGGAGGCAGTCAGAAACAGCCGCAGCATGGAGGCTAACCTCCAGAGCTCTGGCAACCGCATGTCCCACCTGACTCACTCCCCCTCCACAG GTATGGCTTGTAGTCGACTGCGTAACAATGGCCAGTCTCCTCTCTCCCTGCGGGCTCCAGTTAAAGCTGTCACTCCTGTGGGCCCCATGGCACCTGGTCGTCAGTCTTCCAGAGGTTTGCCTGTTGTCCAAACACTTCCTGCAGGAGGGGCCCGGAGGGTCCAGTCCCCGGGCTCCACTAATGGTGGAGCCTATGTACCTGGGAGATCCTCTGCTGGGGTAGGCAGGCCTGCAGTGGGCCGAGGACAGCCAGCTCCATCAGCATCAACCAGGAGTAAACTTTCACAGCCACCAAGAAG GTCTTTGGGCATGACTAAAATCTCAGATGAATCCTGGAAAGATGGCTGTTACTGA
- the zgc:66447 gene encoding SLAIN motif-containing protein-like isoform X4, with translation MVVPDSASVVPQPDNGSPRGLMESSKPGCEEEEEGGQDLAGVELEEVRKLQELVHRLEVQNETLRNRGSKNIIHRGASSNSNLTAAVNINERLTCDLRLEHGGELGSRDFELSPPQDSSSGEEMSPLPVANRLEEEDEEEEVEEDRGPCGGFLTLTCSNGAGQTQGQSQTPDSPSQESYESETLAESDSGVDQTALDEVDVLDLEDECAEVEDEDSWLYVSPKKQVAEAGPGSPLKWCRQVLDHRSPETEIACRTLINRLDQSVTSMHSALSSQSSIDSELSTSDDSISMGYKLQDLTDVQIMARLQEESLRQDYASSSASASRRSSTASLQSLRRGGTYSDQEFDSYSLEDEEDEFCSLPQRRHRFTPSPLGSPRCLSPSTSNHGQEYSSRLGAPRTRTPRRSLQGPSAELLKFARSEEELRHSMPNLAPRTSLRSLEAVRNSRSMEANLQSSGNRMSHLTHSPSTGMACSRLRNNGQSPLSLRAPVKAVTPVGPMAPGRQSSRGLPVVQTLPAGGARRVQSPGSTNGGAYVPGRSSAGVGRPAVGRGQPAPSASTRSKLSQPPRRSLGMTKISDESWKDGCY, from the exons ATGGTGGTCCCGGACAGTGCCAGCGTGGTCCCCCAGCCTGACAATGGCAGTCCCAGAGGCCTCATGGAGAGCTCCAAGCCGGGGtgcgaggaggaagaggaggggggtcAAGACCTAGCAGgggtggagctggaggaggtCCGAAAGCTGCAGGAGCTTGTTCATAGATTGGAGGTCCAGAATGAGACACTACGCAACAGGGGGAGCAAGAATATCATCCACAGAGGagccagcagcaacagcaacctCACAGCTGCAGTCAATATCAATGAGAGGCTGACTTGTGACCTTAGGTTGGAGCACGGTGGCGAGCTGGGCAGCAGAGACTTTGAACTGTCACCCCCTCAGGACAGTAGCAGCGGCGAAGAGATGTCCCCTCTTCCTGTGGCCAACAGactggaggaagaggatgaagaagaggaggtagaGGAAGATCGGGGTCCATGTGGGGGCTTTCTCACCTTGACTTGCAGCAATGGAGCAGGGCAGACCCAGGGGCAAAGCCAGACACCAGACAGCCCCTCTCAGGAAAGTTATGAGTCAGAGACACTTGCGGAGAGCGACTCAGGGGTGGACCAAACTGCACTGGATGAGGTGGATGTCCTAGATTTGGAGGATGAGTGTGCAGAAGTAGAGGACGAGGACAGTTG GTTGTATGTGTCTCCTAAAAAGCAAGTAGCAGAGGCAGGCCCCGGGTCTCCTTTGAAGTGGTGTCGGCAGGTTCTTGACCACCGCAGCCCAGAGACAGAAATAGCGTGTCGGACCCTGATCAACCGTTTGGACCAGA GTGTGACAAGCATGCACTCAGCCCTGAGCTCCCAGTCCTCCATAGACAGTGAGCTCAGTACATCAGATGACTCCATCTCTATGGGATATAAGCTGCAGGATCTCACTGATGTCCAGATCATGGCTCGCCTACAGGAAGAAA GTTTGAGGCAGGATTATGCTTCCAGCTCAGCATCTGCATCACGCCGCAGCTCCACAGCGTCTCTGCAGTCCCTGCGCCGGGGTGGCACCTACAGCGATCAGGAATTTGACAGCTATAGCCTAGAAGACGAAGAGGATGAGTTCTGCTCCCTGCCCCAGCGGCGGCATCGCTTCACCCCCTCGCCCTTAGGCTCACCCCGGTGCCTGTCTCCCTCCACTTCCAACCACGGTCAGGAATATAGCAGCCGACTCGGGGCTCCACGCACAAGAACACCCAGACGATCTCTTCAGGGCCCCAGTGCAGAGCTGCTCAAATTTGCCAGGAGTGAGG AAGAGTTGAGGCACAGCATGCCTAATCTGGCCCCCCGCACCAGCCTACGTTCCCTGGAGGCAGTCAGAAACAGCCGCAGCATGGAGGCTAACCTCCAGAGCTCTGGCAACCGCATGTCCCACCTGACTCACTCCCCCTCCACAG GTATGGCTTGTAGTCGACTGCGTAACAATGGCCAGTCTCCTCTCTCCCTGCGGGCTCCAGTTAAAGCTGTCACTCCTGTGGGCCCCATGGCACCTGGTCGTCAGTCTTCCAGAGGTTTGCCTGTTGTCCAAACACTTCCTGCAGGAGGGGCCCGGAGGGTCCAGTCCCCGGGCTCCACTAATGGTGGAGCCTATGTACCTGGGAGATCCTCTGCTGGGGTAGGCAGGCCTGCAGTGGGCCGAGGACAGCCAGCTCCATCAGCATCAACCAGGAGTAAACTTTCACAGCCACCAAGAAG GTCTTTGGGCATGACTAAAATCTCAGATGAATCCTGGAAAGATGGCTGTTACTGA
- the zgc:66447 gene encoding SLAIN motif-containing protein-like isoform X1, giving the protein MVVPDSASVVPQPDNGSPRGLMESSKPGCEEEEEGGQDLAGVELEEVRKLQELVHRLEVQNETLRNRGSKNIIHRGASSNSNLTAAVNINERLTCDLRLEHGGELGSRDFELSPPQDSSSGEEMSPLPVANRLEEEDEEEEVEEDRGPCGGFLTLTCSNGAGQTQGQSQTPDSPSQESYESETLAESDSGVDQTALDEVDVLDLEDECAEVEDEDSWLYVSPKKQVAEAGPGSPLKWCRQVLDHRSPETEIACRTLINRLDQTSRWRNMYSSPSAEAGSAGSGLISPGYHKSTNKSLLTCGSSGVTSMHSALSSQSSIDSELSTSDDSISMGYKLQDLTDVQIMARLQEESLRQDYASSSASASRRSSTASLQSLRRGGTYSDQEFDSYSLEDEEDEFCSLPQRRHRFTPSPLGSPRCLSPSTSNHGQEYSSRLGAPRTRTPRRSLQGPSAELLKFARSEEELRHSMPNLAPRTSLRSLEAVRNSRSMEANLQSSGNRMSHLTHSPSTGMACSRLRNNGQSPLSLRAPVKAVTPVGPMAPGRQSSRGLPVVQTLPAGGARRVQSPGSTNGGAYVPGRSSAGVGRPAVGRGQPAPSASTRSKLSQPPRRSLGMTKISDESWKDGCY; this is encoded by the exons ATGGTGGTCCCGGACAGTGCCAGCGTGGTCCCCCAGCCTGACAATGGCAGTCCCAGAGGCCTCATGGAGAGCTCCAAGCCGGGGtgcgaggaggaagaggaggggggtcAAGACCTAGCAGgggtggagctggaggaggtCCGAAAGCTGCAGGAGCTTGTTCATAGATTGGAGGTCCAGAATGAGACACTACGCAACAGGGGGAGCAAGAATATCATCCACAGAGGagccagcagcaacagcaacctCACAGCTGCAGTCAATATCAATGAGAGGCTGACTTGTGACCTTAGGTTGGAGCACGGTGGCGAGCTGGGCAGCAGAGACTTTGAACTGTCACCCCCTCAGGACAGTAGCAGCGGCGAAGAGATGTCCCCTCTTCCTGTGGCCAACAGactggaggaagaggatgaagaagaggaggtagaGGAAGATCGGGGTCCATGTGGGGGCTTTCTCACCTTGACTTGCAGCAATGGAGCAGGGCAGACCCAGGGGCAAAGCCAGACACCAGACAGCCCCTCTCAGGAAAGTTATGAGTCAGAGACACTTGCGGAGAGCGACTCAGGGGTGGACCAAACTGCACTGGATGAGGTGGATGTCCTAGATTTGGAGGATGAGTGTGCAGAAGTAGAGGACGAGGACAGTTG GTTGTATGTGTCTCCTAAAAAGCAAGTAGCAGAGGCAGGCCCCGGGTCTCCTTTGAAGTGGTGTCGGCAGGTTCTTGACCACCGCAGCCCAGAGACAGAAATAGCGTGTCGGACCCTGATCAACCGTTTGGACCAGA CGTCTCGATGGAGAAACATGTACAGCAGCCCATCAGCAGAGGCAGGCTCAGCAGGCTCAGGCCTGATCTCTCCTGGGTACCACAAATCAACTAACAAATCCCTACTAACCTGTGGCAGCTCAG GTGTGACAAGCATGCACTCAGCCCTGAGCTCCCAGTCCTCCATAGACAGTGAGCTCAGTACATCAGATGACTCCATCTCTATGGGATATAAGCTGCAGGATCTCACTGATGTCCAGATCATGGCTCGCCTACAGGAAGAAA GTTTGAGGCAGGATTATGCTTCCAGCTCAGCATCTGCATCACGCCGCAGCTCCACAGCGTCTCTGCAGTCCCTGCGCCGGGGTGGCACCTACAGCGATCAGGAATTTGACAGCTATAGCCTAGAAGACGAAGAGGATGAGTTCTGCTCCCTGCCCCAGCGGCGGCATCGCTTCACCCCCTCGCCCTTAGGCTCACCCCGGTGCCTGTCTCCCTCCACTTCCAACCACGGTCAGGAATATAGCAGCCGACTCGGGGCTCCACGCACAAGAACACCCAGACGATCTCTTCAGGGCCCCAGTGCAGAGCTGCTCAAATTTGCCAGGAGTGAGG AAGAGTTGAGGCACAGCATGCCTAATCTGGCCCCCCGCACCAGCCTACGTTCCCTGGAGGCAGTCAGAAACAGCCGCAGCATGGAGGCTAACCTCCAGAGCTCTGGCAACCGCATGTCCCACCTGACTCACTCCCCCTCCACAG GTATGGCTTGTAGTCGACTGCGTAACAATGGCCAGTCTCCTCTCTCCCTGCGGGCTCCAGTTAAAGCTGTCACTCCTGTGGGCCCCATGGCACCTGGTCGTCAGTCTTCCAGAGGTTTGCCTGTTGTCCAAACACTTCCTGCAGGAGGGGCCCGGAGGGTCCAGTCCCCGGGCTCCACTAATGGTGGAGCCTATGTACCTGGGAGATCCTCTGCTGGGGTAGGCAGGCCTGCAGTGGGCCGAGGACAGCCAGCTCCATCAGCATCAACCAGGAGTAAACTTTCACAGCCACCAAGAAG GTCTTTGGGCATGACTAAAATCTCAGATGAATCCTGGAAAGATGGCTGTTACTGA
- the zgc:66447 gene encoding SLAIN motif-containing protein-like isoform X5, translating to MVVPDSASVVPQPDNGSPRGLMESSKPGCEEEEEGGQDLAGVELEEVRKLQELVHRLEVQNETLRNRGSKNIIHRGASSNSNLTAAVNINERLTCDLRLEHGGELGSRDFELSPPQDSSSGEEMSPLPVANRLEEEDEEEEVEEDRGPCGGFLTLTCSNGAGQTQGQSQTPDSPSQESYESETLAESDSGVDQTALDEVDVLDLEDECAEVEDEDSWLYVSPKKQVAEAGPGSPLKWCRQVLDHRSPETEIACRTLINRLDQTSRWRNMYSSPSAEAGSAGSGLISPGYHKSTNKSLLTCGSSGVTSMHSALSSQSSIDSELSTSDDSISMGYKLQDLTDVQIMARLQEESLRQDYASSSASASRRSSTASLQSLRRGGTYSDQEFDSYSLEDEEDEFCSLPQRRHRFTPSPLGSPRCLSPSTSNHGQEYSSRLGAPRTRTPRRSLQGPSAELLKFARSEEELRHSMPNLAPRTSLRSLEAVRNSRSMEANLQSSGNRMSHLTHSPSTGNLQVTLPTQNSFSQLLQDFSTTLLQTCP from the exons ATGGTGGTCCCGGACAGTGCCAGCGTGGTCCCCCAGCCTGACAATGGCAGTCCCAGAGGCCTCATGGAGAGCTCCAAGCCGGGGtgcgaggaggaagaggaggggggtcAAGACCTAGCAGgggtggagctggaggaggtCCGAAAGCTGCAGGAGCTTGTTCATAGATTGGAGGTCCAGAATGAGACACTACGCAACAGGGGGAGCAAGAATATCATCCACAGAGGagccagcagcaacagcaacctCACAGCTGCAGTCAATATCAATGAGAGGCTGACTTGTGACCTTAGGTTGGAGCACGGTGGCGAGCTGGGCAGCAGAGACTTTGAACTGTCACCCCCTCAGGACAGTAGCAGCGGCGAAGAGATGTCCCCTCTTCCTGTGGCCAACAGactggaggaagaggatgaagaagaggaggtagaGGAAGATCGGGGTCCATGTGGGGGCTTTCTCACCTTGACTTGCAGCAATGGAGCAGGGCAGACCCAGGGGCAAAGCCAGACACCAGACAGCCCCTCTCAGGAAAGTTATGAGTCAGAGACACTTGCGGAGAGCGACTCAGGGGTGGACCAAACTGCACTGGATGAGGTGGATGTCCTAGATTTGGAGGATGAGTGTGCAGAAGTAGAGGACGAGGACAGTTG GTTGTATGTGTCTCCTAAAAAGCAAGTAGCAGAGGCAGGCCCCGGGTCTCCTTTGAAGTGGTGTCGGCAGGTTCTTGACCACCGCAGCCCAGAGACAGAAATAGCGTGTCGGACCCTGATCAACCGTTTGGACCAGA CGTCTCGATGGAGAAACATGTACAGCAGCCCATCAGCAGAGGCAGGCTCAGCAGGCTCAGGCCTGATCTCTCCTGGGTACCACAAATCAACTAACAAATCCCTACTAACCTGTGGCAGCTCAG GTGTGACAAGCATGCACTCAGCCCTGAGCTCCCAGTCCTCCATAGACAGTGAGCTCAGTACATCAGATGACTCCATCTCTATGGGATATAAGCTGCAGGATCTCACTGATGTCCAGATCATGGCTCGCCTACAGGAAGAAA GTTTGAGGCAGGATTATGCTTCCAGCTCAGCATCTGCATCACGCCGCAGCTCCACAGCGTCTCTGCAGTCCCTGCGCCGGGGTGGCACCTACAGCGATCAGGAATTTGACAGCTATAGCCTAGAAGACGAAGAGGATGAGTTCTGCTCCCTGCCCCAGCGGCGGCATCGCTTCACCCCCTCGCCCTTAGGCTCACCCCGGTGCCTGTCTCCCTCCACTTCCAACCACGGTCAGGAATATAGCAGCCGACTCGGGGCTCCACGCACAAGAACACCCAGACGATCTCTTCAGGGCCCCAGTGCAGAGCTGCTCAAATTTGCCAGGAGTGAGG AAGAGTTGAGGCACAGCATGCCTAATCTGGCCCCCCGCACCAGCCTACGTTCCCTGGAGGCAGTCAGAAACAGCCGCAGCATGGAGGCTAACCTCCAGAGCTCTGGCAACCGCATGTCCCACCTGACTCACTCCCCCTCCACAG GTAATCTGCAGGTAACCCTCCCCACCCAGAACTCTTTTAGTCAACTGCTACAGGATTTTTCCACTACTTTGCTCCAAACTTGTCCGTGA
- the tmsb1 gene encoding thymosin beta 1, which produces MSDDNPVKQEVQQFNKKSLRKTSTNEKNHLPTKEEIEEEKKAIKEGK; this is translated from the exons ATGAGCGACGACAATCCAGTCAAACAGGAGGTGCAGCAGTTTAACAAGAAAAGTCTAAGGAAGACTAGCACAAACGAAAAGAACCATCTTCCAACCAAGGAGG AAAttgaagaggagaagaaagccATAAAGGAAGGGAAATAA
- the zgc:66447 gene encoding SLAIN motif-containing protein-like isoform X3 — MVVPDSASVVPQPDNGSPRGLMESSKPGCEEEEEGGQDLAGVELEEVRKLQELVHRLEVQNETLRNRGSKNIIHRGASSNSNLTAAVNINERLTCDLRLEHGGELGSRDFELSPPQDSSSGEEMSPLPVANRLEEEDEEEEVEEDRGPCGGFLTLTCSNGAGQTQGQSQTPDSPSQESYESETLAESDSGVDQTALDEVDVLDLEDECAEVEDEDSWLYVSPKKQVAEAGPGSPLKWCRQVLDHRSPETEIACRTLINRLDQTSRWRNMYSSPSAEAGSAGSGLISPGYHKSTNKSLLTCGSSGVTSMHSALSSQSSIDSELSTSDDSISMGYKLQDLTDVQIMARLQEESLRQDYASSSASASRRSSTASLQSLRRGGTYSDQEFDSYSLEDEEDEFCSLPQRRHRFTPSPLGSPRCLSPSTSNHGQEYSSRLGAPRTRTPRRSLQGPSAELLKFARSEEELRHSMPNLAPRTSLRSLEAVRNSRSMEANLQSSGNRMSHLTHSPSTVKAVTPVGPMAPGRQSSRGLPVVQTLPAGGARRVQSPGSTNGGAYVPGRSSAGVGRPAVGRGQPAPSASTRSKLSQPPRRSLGMTKISDESWKDGCY; from the exons ATGGTGGTCCCGGACAGTGCCAGCGTGGTCCCCCAGCCTGACAATGGCAGTCCCAGAGGCCTCATGGAGAGCTCCAAGCCGGGGtgcgaggaggaagaggaggggggtcAAGACCTAGCAGgggtggagctggaggaggtCCGAAAGCTGCAGGAGCTTGTTCATAGATTGGAGGTCCAGAATGAGACACTACGCAACAGGGGGAGCAAGAATATCATCCACAGAGGagccagcagcaacagcaacctCACAGCTGCAGTCAATATCAATGAGAGGCTGACTTGTGACCTTAGGTTGGAGCACGGTGGCGAGCTGGGCAGCAGAGACTTTGAACTGTCACCCCCTCAGGACAGTAGCAGCGGCGAAGAGATGTCCCCTCTTCCTGTGGCCAACAGactggaggaagaggatgaagaagaggaggtagaGGAAGATCGGGGTCCATGTGGGGGCTTTCTCACCTTGACTTGCAGCAATGGAGCAGGGCAGACCCAGGGGCAAAGCCAGACACCAGACAGCCCCTCTCAGGAAAGTTATGAGTCAGAGACACTTGCGGAGAGCGACTCAGGGGTGGACCAAACTGCACTGGATGAGGTGGATGTCCTAGATTTGGAGGATGAGTGTGCAGAAGTAGAGGACGAGGACAGTTG GTTGTATGTGTCTCCTAAAAAGCAAGTAGCAGAGGCAGGCCCCGGGTCTCCTTTGAAGTGGTGTCGGCAGGTTCTTGACCACCGCAGCCCAGAGACAGAAATAGCGTGTCGGACCCTGATCAACCGTTTGGACCAGA CGTCTCGATGGAGAAACATGTACAGCAGCCCATCAGCAGAGGCAGGCTCAGCAGGCTCAGGCCTGATCTCTCCTGGGTACCACAAATCAACTAACAAATCCCTACTAACCTGTGGCAGCTCAG GTGTGACAAGCATGCACTCAGCCCTGAGCTCCCAGTCCTCCATAGACAGTGAGCTCAGTACATCAGATGACTCCATCTCTATGGGATATAAGCTGCAGGATCTCACTGATGTCCAGATCATGGCTCGCCTACAGGAAGAAA GTTTGAGGCAGGATTATGCTTCCAGCTCAGCATCTGCATCACGCCGCAGCTCCACAGCGTCTCTGCAGTCCCTGCGCCGGGGTGGCACCTACAGCGATCAGGAATTTGACAGCTATAGCCTAGAAGACGAAGAGGATGAGTTCTGCTCCCTGCCCCAGCGGCGGCATCGCTTCACCCCCTCGCCCTTAGGCTCACCCCGGTGCCTGTCTCCCTCCACTTCCAACCACGGTCAGGAATATAGCAGCCGACTCGGGGCTCCACGCACAAGAACACCCAGACGATCTCTTCAGGGCCCCAGTGCAGAGCTGCTCAAATTTGCCAGGAGTGAGG AAGAGTTGAGGCACAGCATGCCTAATCTGGCCCCCCGCACCAGCCTACGTTCCCTGGAGGCAGTCAGAAACAGCCGCAGCATGGAGGCTAACCTCCAGAGCTCTGGCAACCGCATGTCCCACCTGACTCACTCCCCCTCCACAG TTAAAGCTGTCACTCCTGTGGGCCCCATGGCACCTGGTCGTCAGTCTTCCAGAGGTTTGCCTGTTGTCCAAACACTTCCTGCAGGAGGGGCCCGGAGGGTCCAGTCCCCGGGCTCCACTAATGGTGGAGCCTATGTACCTGGGAGATCCTCTGCTGGGGTAGGCAGGCCTGCAGTGGGCCGAGGACAGCCAGCTCCATCAGCATCAACCAGGAGTAAACTTTCACAGCCACCAAGAAG GTCTTTGGGCATGACTAAAATCTCAGATGAATCCTGGAAAGATGGCTGTTACTGA